A genomic window from Punica granatum isolate Tunisia-2019 chromosome 2, ASM765513v2, whole genome shotgun sequence includes:
- the LOC116194120 gene encoding berberine bridge enzyme-like 26 — translation MESSSPMRLLLVLVLQLSVQLRAYTAPIEETFFRCLSVNSKLAIPLSSYYTPNNASSFTSLLDSTAQSLRYVGPKVPKPDIIFTPLGEPHVQAAVICSRRLNVHIRVRSGGHDYEAVSYVSQIETPFIVIDLVRLRGIDVDIPRKTAWVQAGATDGEVYYKIAERSKVHGFPMGVCTTIGIGGHITGGGIGSMMRKFGIAADNVLDARIVDSKGRILNRAAMGEDLFWAIRGGGGGSFGIILAWRIKLVNVPQTVTVFTVSKTLDQDGTKLLLRWQEVAPKLDDNLFLNVAIRPAPTGNGTSRTVTTTYRALFLGSRTHLLKVMEEGFPELGLTSQDCIETSWIESVLYMALFPNTTGLEVLRQVISSIPPGYFKAKADFVRVPIPESGLNGLWKLFLEEESPFMQWTPYGGMMERIFEDATPFPHRRGILFEIFYSTSWQKDEDPSKHMNWIKRLYNYMGPYVSSSPREAYVNYRDLDLGMNRNWKNATDYDLIEASAWGTKYFKRNFYKLLEVKSRVDPDNIFRHEQSIPPLLVKGQT, via the coding sequence ATGGAGTCTTCAAGTCCTATGAGACTTTTGCTTGTTTTGGTCTTGCAGCTTTCGGTTCAACTGAGAGCTTACACCGCTCCAATCGAAGAAACCTTCTTTCGATGTTTATCGGTTAATTCCAAGCTTGCCATTCCTCTGTCCTCATACTACACCCCCAACAACGCCTCATCCTTCACCTCTCTGCTCGACTCCACAGCACAGAGCCTTCGGTACGTGGGCCCAAAGGTGCCGAAACCCGACATCATATTCACCCCCCTCGGGGAACCCCATGTTCAAGCAGCTGTTATTTGCTCAAGGAGGCTCAATGTCCACATTCGAGTTCGTAGCGGAGGTCATGACTATGAGGCGGTGTCATATGTATCCCAGATCGAGACCCCTTTCATAGTCATAGACCTCGTGAGGCTCCGCGGGATTGATGTTGACATTCCAAGGAAGACTGCATGGGTCCAGGCAGGGGCCACAGATGGAGAAGTCTATTACAAGATAGCAGAGAGGAGTAAGGTCCATGGTTTCCCCATGGGTGTCTGCACAACCATTGGCATTGGTGGTCACATCACTGGAGGAGGCATTGGTTCAATGATGAGGAAGTTCGGCATCGCGGCTGATAATGTGTTGGATGCCCGAATCGTGGACTCGAAGGGTAGGATCCTAAACCGAGCGGCTATGGGGGAGGACCTCTTCTGGGCTATTCGAGGAGGAGGGGGAGGTAGTTTTGGGATCATCCTTGCTTGGAGGATAAAGCTGGTTAATGTTCCACAGACTGTGACGGTCTTCACGGTCTCGAAAACATTGGATCAAGATGGGACCAAGCTCCTACTCCGGTGGCAAGAAGTTGCCCCCAAGCTCGACGATAACCTTTTCCTAAATGTCGCCATACGGCCAGCCCCAACTGGGAATGGAACCAGCAGGACGGTGACCACAACTTACCGCGCCCTGTTCCTTGGGAGCAGGACGCACCTTCTCAAGGTGATGGAGGAAGGCTTCCCAGAGCTGGGCCTAACTAGCCAGGACTGCATTGAGACAAGCTGGATCGAGTCTGTCCTGTACATGGCATTGTTCCCTAACACCACGGGGCTCGAGGTCCTCCGCCAGGTCATATCCTCAATTCCGCCGGGCTACTTCAAAGCAAAGGCTGACTTTGTGCGGGTACCCATCCCCGAGAGCGGGCTGAACGGGCTGTGGAAGCTCTTTCTCGAAGAAGAGAGCCCATTCATGCAATGGACCCCTTACGGGGGGATGATGGAGAGGATTTTCGAGGATGCAACTCCTTTTCCGCACAGAAGGGGAATATTGTTCGAGATCTTCTATAGTACGTCTTGGCAGAAGGATGAAGACCCATCAAAGCACATGAACTGGATCAAGAGGCTTTACAATTACATGGGTCCTTATGTGTCGAGCTCTCCTAGGGAGGCCTATGTGAACTACAGGGACCTCGATTTGGGTATGAATCGGAACTGGAAAAATGCAACCGATTATGATCTGATAGAGGCGAGTGCCTGGGGAACTAAGTATTTCAAGCGGAATTTCTATAAGCTGCTGGAAGTGAAGAGTAGAGTCGATCCCGACAACATCTTCAGGCACGAGCAAAGCATTCCACCCCTGCTTGTCAAGGGGCAGACCTGA